The Thioalkalivibrio sulfidiphilus HL-EbGr7 genome includes a window with the following:
- the rpoB gene encoding DNA-directed RNA polymerase subunit beta: protein MAYSYTEKKRIRKDFGKRPQILDVPYLLTTQLDSYRQFLQADRSEDNRQDVGLHAAFKTVFPIVSYSGTVELEYVSYRLGKPVFDVKECQLRGMTYAAPLRVLLRLVIYDKDAPAGSRVVKDIKEQEVYMGELPLMTENGTFVINGTERVIVSQLHRSPGVFFDHDKGKTHSSGKLLFNARVIPYRGSWLDFEFDPKDSVFVRIDRRRKLPATVLLRALGMETEEILATFFETNTVSITKDGFDMELIPERLRGEVAAFDFKVKNKVLVESGRRITARHVRELEAAGIKSLEVPAEYLVGKVLAHAVIDEDSGELVANANDEITDELLKKLRAAGIKSFKTLYTNDLDHGPYISTTLNIDTCRSQLEAQVEIYRMMRPGEPPTKEAAENLFNNLFFTEERYDLSAVGRMKFNRRVGREEITGPGVLDKDDILAVLKTLIDIRNGNGQVDDIDHLGNRRVRSVGEMAENVFRVGLVRVERAVKERLSVAESEGLMPQELINAKPVAAAVKEFFGSSQLSQFMDQNNPLSEVTHKRRISALGPGGLTRERAGFEVRDVHPTHYGRVCPIETPEGPNIGLINSLAVYARTNDYGFLETPYRKVENGKVTNEIVYLSAIEEGQYVIAQANASLDAKGNLVDELVSCRHANEFTMSTPDKIEFMDISPKQIVSVAAALIPFLEHDDANRALMGSNMQRQAVPCLRAETAVVGTGIERTVAIDSGSSIVARRGGVVDSVDAARIVVRVNDDETEAGEPGVDIYNLTKYTRSNQNTCINQRPLVNVGDVLARGDVLADGSSTDLGEMALGQNMMVAFMPWNGYNFEDSILISERVVQEDRFTSIHIEELTCVARDTKLGPEEISADIPNVSESLLSKLDESGIVYVGAEVKPNDILVGKVTPKGETQLTPEEKLLRAIFGEKASDVKDTSLRVPSGMEGTVIDVRVFTRDGVDKDKRALQIEEAALAAVRKDLKDQLRIYEDDIYDRVEKLLVGKLAAGGPNKLKDGTKVTKTYLTEVPREKWFEVRMRTEEVNEQLEKMAASLKEQHEAFETRFKEQKEKLTQGDDLAPGVLKMVKVYLAVKRRMQPGDKMAGRHGNKGVVSMIVPVEDMPYLEDGTPVDIVLNPLGVPSRMNVGQVLETHLGWAAKGLGQKIGRMVEAKAKIDELRKFLDKIYNHSAKKVDLSDFSDEEILKLCANLKKGVPMATPVFDGAEEEEIKAMLKLADLPESGQTTLFDGRTGESFDRPVTVGYMHMLKLNHLVDDKMHARSTGPYSLVTQQPLGGKAQFGGQRFGEMEVWALEAYGAAYTLQEMLTVKSDDVQGRNKMYKNIVDGDHRMEANIPESFNVLMKEIRSLAINIELEQD, encoded by the coding sequence ATGGCCTACAGCTACACCGAAAAGAAACGCATCCGCAAGGATTTCGGCAAACGCCCCCAGATCCTCGATGTCCCCTACCTGTTGACCACGCAGCTGGATTCATACCGCCAGTTTCTGCAGGCCGACCGCAGCGAGGATAATCGACAGGACGTGGGCCTGCACGCGGCGTTCAAGACGGTGTTCCCCATTGTGAGTTACTCGGGCACCGTTGAACTCGAATACGTGAGCTACCGCCTCGGCAAGCCGGTGTTCGACGTCAAGGAGTGCCAGCTGCGCGGCATGACCTATGCCGCTCCCCTGCGCGTGCTGCTGCGCCTGGTGATCTATGACAAGGACGCCCCTGCGGGCTCCCGCGTGGTCAAGGACATCAAGGAGCAGGAAGTCTACATGGGCGAACTGCCGCTCATGACCGAGAACGGCACCTTCGTGATCAACGGTACCGAGCGGGTGATCGTCTCCCAGCTGCACCGTTCGCCGGGCGTGTTCTTCGACCACGACAAGGGCAAGACACACAGCTCGGGCAAGCTGCTGTTCAATGCCCGCGTGATCCCCTACCGCGGTTCCTGGCTGGACTTCGAGTTCGATCCCAAGGACAGCGTGTTCGTGCGCATCGACCGCCGCCGCAAGCTGCCGGCCACGGTGCTGCTGCGCGCCCTGGGCATGGAGACCGAGGAGATCCTCGCCACCTTCTTCGAGACCAACACCGTCAGCATCACCAAGGACGGTTTCGACATGGAGCTGATCCCCGAGCGTCTGCGCGGTGAAGTGGCAGCCTTCGACTTCAAGGTGAAGAACAAGGTGCTGGTGGAAAGCGGGCGTCGCATCACCGCCCGTCACGTGCGCGAGCTGGAGGCCGCCGGGATCAAGTCCCTGGAAGTGCCCGCCGAGTACCTGGTGGGCAAGGTGCTGGCCCACGCGGTCATCGACGAGGACAGCGGCGAGCTGGTGGCCAACGCCAACGACGAGATCACCGATGAGCTGCTGAAGAAGCTGCGCGCCGCCGGCATCAAGTCGTTCAAGACCCTGTACACCAACGACCTGGACCACGGTCCGTATATCTCCACCACCCTGAACATCGACACCTGCCGCTCCCAGCTGGAGGCGCAGGTGGAGATCTACCGCATGATGCGTCCCGGCGAGCCCCCCACCAAGGAGGCCGCGGAGAACCTGTTCAACAACCTGTTCTTCACCGAGGAGCGCTACGACCTCTCCGCCGTGGGCCGCATGAAGTTCAACCGTCGCGTGGGCCGCGAGGAGATCACCGGTCCCGGCGTGCTGGACAAGGACGACATCCTGGCGGTGCTCAAGACCCTGATCGACATCCGCAACGGCAACGGCCAGGTGGATGACATCGACCACCTGGGCAACCGCCGCGTGCGTTCCGTGGGCGAGATGGCGGAGAACGTCTTCCGTGTCGGCCTGGTGCGCGTCGAGCGCGCCGTGAAGGAGCGCCTGAGCGTCGCCGAGAGCGAAGGCCTCATGCCCCAGGAACTGATCAACGCCAAGCCCGTGGCGGCGGCGGTGAAGGAGTTCTTCGGCTCCAGCCAGCTGTCCCAGTTCATGGACCAGAACAACCCGCTCTCCGAGGTGACCCACAAGCGCCGCATCTCGGCCCTGGGCCCCGGCGGCCTGACCCGCGAGCGTGCCGGCTTCGAGGTGCGCGACGTGCACCCGACCCATTACGGCCGCGTGTGCCCGATCGAGACCCCTGAAGGTCCGAACATCGGTCTGATCAACTCCCTCGCCGTGTATGCACGTACCAACGATTACGGTTTCCTGGAGACCCCCTACCGCAAGGTGGAAAACGGCAAGGTGACCAACGAGATCGTGTACCTGTCCGCCATCGAGGAAGGCCAGTACGTGATCGCCCAGGCCAACGCCAGTCTGGATGCCAAGGGCAACCTGGTGGACGAACTGGTGTCCTGCCGCCACGCCAATGAATTCACCATGTCCACCCCGGACAAGATCGAGTTCATGGACATCTCGCCCAAGCAGATCGTGTCCGTGGCCGCCGCGCTGATCCCGTTCCTGGAGCACGACGACGCCAACCGCGCGCTGATGGGCTCCAACATGCAGCGCCAGGCCGTGCCCTGCCTGCGTGCCGAGACCGCCGTGGTGGGGACCGGCATCGAGCGCACCGTGGCCATCGACTCCGGTTCCTCCATCGTCGCCCGCCGTGGCGGCGTGGTGGACTCCGTGGACGCCGCCCGCATCGTGGTGCGCGTCAATGACGATGAGACCGAGGCTGGCGAGCCGGGCGTGGACATCTACAACCTGACCAAGTACACCCGCTCCAACCAGAACACCTGCATCAACCAGCGTCCGCTGGTGAACGTGGGGGACGTGCTGGCCCGGGGCGACGTGCTGGCCGACGGTTCCTCCACGGATCTGGGCGAGATGGCCCTGGGGCAGAACATGATGGTCGCCTTCATGCCCTGGAACGGCTACAACTTCGAGGACTCCATCCTCATCTCCGAACGCGTGGTGCAGGAGGATCGTTTCACCTCCATCCACATCGAGGAGCTGACCTGCGTGGCCCGCGACACCAAGCTCGGGCCGGAGGAGATCAGCGCGGACATCCCGAACGTGTCCGAGAGCCTGCTCTCCAAGCTGGATGAGTCCGGCATCGTGTACGTGGGCGCCGAGGTCAAGCCCAACGACATCCTGGTGGGCAAGGTCACGCCCAAGGGCGAGACCCAGCTGACCCCGGAAGAGAAGCTGCTGCGCGCCATCTTCGGTGAGAAGGCCTCCGACGTGAAGGACACCTCCCTGCGCGTGCCCTCCGGCATGGAAGGCACTGTGATCGACGTGCGCGTGTTCACCCGCGACGGCGTCGACAAGGACAAGCGTGCCCTGCAGATCGAGGAGGCGGCGCTGGCCGCCGTGCGCAAGGATCTCAAGGACCAGCTGCGCATCTACGAGGACGACATCTACGACCGCGTCGAGAAGCTGCTGGTGGGCAAGCTGGCCGCCGGTGGCCCCAACAAGCTCAAGGACGGCACCAAGGTCACCAAGACCTACCTTACCGAGGTGCCCCGCGAGAAGTGGTTCGAGGTGCGCATGCGCACCGAAGAGGTCAACGAGCAGCTGGAGAAGATGGCTGCATCCCTGAAGGAGCAGCACGAGGCCTTCGAGACCCGCTTCAAGGAGCAGAAGGAAAAGCTCACTCAGGGTGACGATCTCGCCCCCGGCGTGCTGAAGATGGTCAAGGTCTACCTGGCCGTGAAGCGCCGCATGCAGCCCGGCGACAAGATGGCCGGCCGCCACGGTAACAAGGGTGTGGTCTCCATGATCGTGCCCGTGGAAGACATGCCGTATCTGGAAGACGGCACCCCCGTGGACATCGTGCTCAACCCGCTCGGCGTGCCTTCCCGTATGAACGTGGGTCAGGTGCTCGAGACCCATCTGGGCTGGGCCGCCAAGGGTCTGGGCCAGAAGATCGGCCGCATGGTCGAGGCCAAGGCCAAGATCGACGAACTGCGCAAGTTCCTCGACAAGATCTACAACCACAGTGCCAAGAAGGTGGATCTGTCCGATTTCAGCGACGAGGAGATCCTCAAGCTGTGCGCCAACCTGAAGAAGGGCGTGCCCATGGCGACCCCGGTGTTCGACGGTGCCGAGGAAGAAGAGATCAAGGCCATGCTGAAGCTGGCCGATCTGCCCGAGAGCGGTCAGACCACCCTGTTCGACGGTCGTACCGGCGAGTCCTTCGACCGTCCCGTGACCGTGGGTTACATGCACATGCTCAAGCTCAACCACCTGGTGGATGACAAGATGCATGCCCGTTCCACCGGTCCGTACAGCCTGGTGACCCAGCAGCCGCTGGGTGGTAAGGCGCAGTTCGGTGGTCAGCGCTTCGGCGAGATGGAGGTCTGGGCGCTGGAGGCCTATGGCGCCGCCTACACCCTGCAGGAGATGCTCACGGTGAAGTCCGACGACGTTCAGGGCCGCAACAAGATGTACAAGAACATCGTCGACGGCGACCACCGGATGGAGGCGAACATTCCGGAGTCCTTCAACGTGCTGATGAAGGAAATCCGTTCGCTGGCCATCAACATCGAGCTGGAACAGGACTAA